The genomic window ACTTTCGGTACGTCGAGGCCGTCAACCGCCTCGTGGAGCATGAAATCGCACCGCCGGATCTGGAAACGGTCCAGGTGGAGAGCACCTACGACGAGACGCTGTGCGACGTGCTGCGCGGCAGGCCGTCGGCGCGGGTCGCGGTCGAGGCCGATCATCTCAGCGTGCGGCGCTGGATGTGGTTGCAGAAAAAGCTGGAGGTGGACCTCAGCCCGGCAGTGGAGCTCATCGAGCGGGCGCGGATGGTCAAGGACGGGCACGAGGCCGAGACGCTGCGGAAGGCGGGCCGGATGCTCGCCGGCATCATCGGTCGGGCATGCGCGTGCGCGCGGCGCGGCCGTTCCGAGATCGAGGTGGCGAGAGACGTGGAGCGGTTGATCGAGGAGGCAGGCTTCGAGCGTCCCGCCTTCGATTCCATCGTGGCTTCCGGTCCGAACGGGGCGCTTCCGCACGCGCACCCGACCGAACGCCGGCTGGCCGGCGGCGATCTCGTCATCCTCGACTTCGGAGGGGTCCACGAGGGCTATTGCGTCGACGTCTCGCGCACGGTGTCGGTCGGGCCGCCGACCTGCGAGACCCGCCGGTTGCATCGGGCGGTGCGCGAGGCCCAGTCGGCCGCCCTGGCCGCGGCGGCGCCCGGGGTGCTCGCGAGCGACGTCGACGGCGCGGCCCGGACGGTGCTGGAAGGCCATGGGCTGGCGGATCGCTTCGGGCACGGCACGGGGCACGGGCTCGGGATCGACGTCCACGAGCTGCCGCGCATCGGGAAGCGTCGCACGGGGCCGGCCGGGCCGGACGACGTGGCGCTCGCGGCGGGGATGGTCTTCACGATCGAGCCCGGCGTCTACGTGCCCGATCTGGGCGGGGTGCGTATCGAGGACGACGTGCTGATGACCGAGGCCGGAATCGAGGTGCTGACACCGGCCTGCCGGCAGTTGCTGGACACGGACCGACCCGTGCCGGGGAGGGGCGATGGGTGTTGACCTGCCGTCCCTCTACGCGATTGTCGACGCCGGCCAGGCCGCTCGCCACGGCTGGACGGTGCCCGATCTCGCCGCCGCGTACTTCGACGGCGGGGCCCGGCTGGTGCAGCTTCGGGCGCCGGGCGCAGCCGGCGGGGTGATTGACGGTTGGTGCGACGCCGTCGTGGCGCGGGCTTCCGGCTACGGCGCGGCGGTCGTGGTCAACGATCGTGCCGACGTCGCTCGCATGAGCGGCGCGGCGGGTGTGCATCTGGGGCAGGACGACCTGCCGGTCGAGGACGCACGCAGGGTGGTGGGGGAGAGCGCCGTCGTCGGTCTCTCGACGCACACGGCGGATCAGGTCGGCGATGCACTGGCGCGTCCCGTGACCTACGTGGCGGTCGGTCCGGTCTACGCGACCGGCACCAAGGATACCGGCCATCGACCGGTCGGCCTGGGGTTCGTCCGCACGGCGGCCGAGCGGGCGGGCGCCGTCCCGGTGGTAGCCATCGGGGGGATCACGCTGGAGCGCGCGCCGGAGGTCATTGCCGCCGGCGCCGGCGCGGTCGCCGTGATTGGCGACCTCCTGGCCGGGGGGCGGCCCAGCGCCCGCGCGCAGGCCTACGTCGACCGCTTGTCGAAGTAGTCGATCGTGAGCGAGCGGACGGTTCCGACCAGGAACGCGATGCCGATCAGGTTCGGAAAGGCCATGAGGCCGTTCAGCAGCGTGCCGATGGCCCAGACGAGGGGCACGGAAGCGACCGAGCCGACCAGCACCATCACCGTGAAGACCGTGCGGTACGCCCGGATGACGCCCGATCCGAACAGGAACTCGATGCACTTCTCGCCGTAGTACGCCCAGCCGATCAGGGTCGAGAAACCGAACAGAAACGAGCAGAGGGCCACTATCAGCGAGGCGAAGGGTATGGAGGTTCCGAGAGCCGCCGCCGTCAGGTCGCCGCTGGCTCCCTGGTAGGCCGGATCGGTCCAGAGCCCGGAGGTCAGGATGATGAACGCCGTCATCGAGCAGACGACGATGGTGTCCATGAACACCTCGAAGATGCCGATCACCCCCTGTTCCGACGGATGCTTCACCTTTGCG from Acidobacteriota bacterium includes these protein-coding regions:
- a CDS encoding aminopeptidase P family protein gives rise to the protein MRFAPRERLAARASALRRELAARGLDALVVTALPHLFYLLNLRASAGVAVVEREPPGLRLIIDFRYVEAVNRLVEHEIAPPDLETVQVESTYDETLCDVLRGRPSARVAVEADHLSVRRWMWLQKKLEVDLSPAVELIERARMVKDGHEAETLRKAGRMLAGIIGRACACARRGRSEIEVARDVERLIEEAGFERPAFDSIVASGPNGALPHAHPTERRLAGGDLVILDFGGVHEGYCVDVSRTVSVGPPTCETRRLHRAVREAQSAALAAAAPGVLASDVDGAARTVLEGHGLADRFGHGTGHGLGIDVHELPRIGKRRTGPAGPDDVALAAGMVFTIEPGVYVPDLGGVRIEDDVLMTEAGIEVLTPACRQLLDTDRPVPGRGDGC
- the thiE gene encoding thiamine phosphate synthase, which produces MGVDLPSLYAIVDAGQAARHGWTVPDLAAAYFDGGARLVQLRAPGAAGGVIDGWCDAVVARASGYGAAVVVNDRADVARMSGAAGVHLGQDDLPVEDARRVVGESAVVGLSTHTADQVGDALARPVTYVAVGPVYATGTKDTGHRPVGLGFVRTAAERAGAVPVVAIGGITLERAPEVIAAGAGAVAVIGDLLAGGRPSARAQAYVDRLSK
- a CDS encoding alanine:cation symporter family protein — translated: AGGCRPPAGGGGGGGARAGPPAAAGGARGGLLSNEAGMGSAPIAHGIAKVKHPSEQGVIGIFEVFMDTIVVCSMTAFIILTSGLWTDPAYQGASGDLTAAALGTSIPFASLIVALCSFLFGFSTLIGWAYYGEKCIEFLFGSGVIRAYRTVFTVMVLVGSVASVPLVWAIGTLLNGLMAFPNLIGIAFLVGTVRSLTIDYFDKRST